The region GGACGCCCACCACCGCGGCAAGGGCCAGGACGCACACCACCGACGCGCCCACGATCAGCGCCCGGCGGCGCTTGTCCGCGGACTTCTGCTTCTCTCGCTCGACCGCCATCCGCTCGCGGGCGGTGCGCTTTCCGTCACGGTTCTTCTCGCTCACAACCGGCAGAACGAACCGGGGAGGCGCAGCGCGCCTCCCCGGTCCCAGGTCCACCCGTTCGAGTGAGCGGATTGTCCGTTACGTACGCAACAGGACGCGTACGCGGCGGAAGGTGTCTCAGGCCGTGCCGCGCACGCCCTTCGCCAGATCGCCCGCGAGGGCGCGGACCGCGTCGAGGCCCGCGGCCTCGTCCGGCGCGTCCAGCATCCGCTTGACGAAGGCCGAGCCGACGATCACACCGTCGGCGAAGCCGGCCACCTCGGCCGCCTGGGTGGCGTTGGAGACCCCGAGGCCGACGCAGACCGGCAGCTCGGTGGTGGCCTTGGTGCGCCGCACCAGGTCCTGGGCCTGGGCGCCCACGGACTCCCGCGTGCCCGTGACGCCCATCAGCGAGGCCGCGTACACGAAGCCGCTGCCGGCCGCGGTGATCTCCGCGAGCCGGGCGTCCTTGCTGCTGGGCGCGACGACGAAAACGGTCGCGAGGCCGTGCTTCTGCGCGTGCTCCGTCCACAGCGCCGACTCCTGGACGGGCAGGTCGGGCAGGATGCAGCCCGCGCCGCCCGCCTCCGCCAGTTCGGCGGTGAAGCGCTCGACGCCGTAGCGGTCGATGGGGTTCCAGTACGTCATGACGAGCACCGGCTTCCCGGTGGCCCCGTGCGCCTCACGGACCGTGCGCATGACGTCGGCGATCTTGACGCCGCCCTTGAGGGCGATGTCGTCGGCGGTCTGGATGACGGGACCGTCGAGGACGGGGTCGCTGTGCGGCAGACCGACCTCGACGATGTCCGCGCCGCCCTCGAAGACGGCCTTGACGGCCGCGATCCCGCCGTCGACCGTCGGGAACCCGGCCGGCAGGTACGCGATGAGCGCGGAGCGCCCCTCCGCCTTCGCGGCGGCGAGGGTGTCGCTCAACAGCTGGATGTTGCCGCTCACTTGGCGTCCCCCTCGATCTCGGCGGTGTCACTGTCGGCGTCCGGTTCGACGACGGCGTCGGCGGCGGTGTCGTACAGACCGAAGTAGCGGGCGGCCGTGTCCATGTCCTTGTCGCCGCGCCCGGACAGGTTGACGATGATCAGCCCGTCCTTGCCCAGCTCCTTGCCGACCTCCAGGGCCCCGGCGAGCGCGTGGGCGCTCTCGATCGCCGGGATGATGCCCTCGGTGCGGGAGAGCAGGCGCAGGGCCTGCATGGCCGCGTCGTCGGTGACCGCGCGGTACTCGCCGCGGCCGCTGTCCTTGAGGTAGGAGTGCTCGGGTCCGATGCCCGGGTAGTCGAGGCCCGCCGAGATGGAGTAGGGCTCGGTGATCTGCCCTTCCTCGTCCTGGAGGACGTACGACCGCGACCCGTGCAGGATGCCGGGTTCACCGGCGGTCAGGGTCGCGGCGTGCTCCCCGGTCTCCACGCCGTGCCCGGCGGGCTCGCAGCCGATGAGGCGTACGTCCGCGTCCGGGATGAAGGCGTGGAAGAGGCCGATGGCGTTGGAGCCGCCGCCGACACAGGCGATGGCCGCGTCGGGAAGCCGTCCGGCGCGCTCCAGGATCTGCCGCCGGGCCTCGACGCCGATGACACGGTGGAAGTCGCGGACCATGGCGGGGAAGGGGTGCGGACCCGCGACGGTCCCGAAGAGGTAGTGCGTGTGGTCGACGTTGGCGACCCAGTCCCGGAAGGCCTCGTTGATGGCGTCCTTGAGGGTGCGGGAGCCGGACTTCACGGCGATGACCTCGGCGCCGAGCATGCGCATGCGGGCCACGTTGAGCGCCTGCCGCTGGGTGTCGATCTCACCCATGTAGATCGTGCACTCGAGGCCGAAGAGCGCGCAGGCGGTGGCGGTGGCCACGCCGTGCTGACCGGCGCCGGTCTCGGCGATGACGCGGGTCTTGCCCATCCGCTTGGTGAGGAGTGCCTGACCGAGCACGTTGTTGATCTTGTGGGACCCGGTGTGGTTGAGGTCCTCGCGCTTGAGGAAGACGCGCGCGCCACCGGCGTGTTCGGCGAAGCGGGACACCTCGGTGAGTGAGCTCGGGCGCCCGGTGTAGTGGACGAGCAGGTCGTCGAGCTCGCGGGCGAACTCGGGGTCCGCCTTCGCCTTGTCGTACTCGACGGCGACCTCGTCCACGGCGGCGACCAGCGCCTCCGGGATGAACTTGCCGCCGAACGCGCCGAAGTACCCCTCGGCGGTGGGAATTTGACCCTCGGGGTCGGGAATGAAGAACTCGCTGGGCATGCGGATACCTCGCAGGGGCGACAGCCCCGGTTACAGGTCGGACAGGGGTCACGTCGGTCGCGCACGCACAGGTCGCCCGGACGACACCGTTCACTTTCCGCCCGAACGAGCCGGGGCGTACGGAAAGCGGCGGCCGGGAAGCCCCCGGCCGAGCCGGGGAGCCGTCAGCTCACCGCGGGGTGCGGCGGGCCCGGAACGGCGCCTGATACGCGTGCGCCGGCGGGCCATCGCATGCCGTTGACCTGGCCCGGTTCGTCGCCGATGACATACCGCACGCGGCGCCCGTGGACGCGGCGGGCCGGTGCCCGGCAGCCGCGCGGCCGACAGCCGCGGGCGAGGCGGGCGTAGGGATCGCGCGCCCCGGCCGCAGCCGCCCGCACGCACGCCACTCCCCCGTCGAGGCGTGGGCCCGGACGGGTGACGGCGGTGGCGTGGGGCGCGCTGTGCACCGGGGTGTCAGCTCCGTCCGTGGCGCAGCGCGGGGTGGGCCCCGGCCGCGACGAGGTCGGCGACCGCCGTCTTCGGGTCGCGGCCGGTGACGAGGGACTCGCCCACCAGGACCGCGTCGGCGCCGGCGTTGGCGTACGCGATGAGGTCGTGCGGTCCGCGGACGCCGGACTCGGCGACCTTCACGAGGCCGGACGGGATCTCGGGAGCGATCCGCTCGAAGGTGGTGCGGTCCACCTTCAGGGTCTTGAGGTTGCGCGCGTTGACGCCGATGACCTTCGCCCCGGCGTCCACCGCCCGCTCGACCTCGTCCTCGTCGTGCACCTCGACGAGCGGCGTGAGCCCGATGGACTCGGCGCGCTCGATGAGGGACTCCAGGGCGGCCTGGTCGAGGGCGGCGACGATCAGCAGCGCGAGGTCGGCGCCGTACGCGCGGGCCTCCCACAGCTGGTACGACGTGACGATGAAGTCCTTGCGGAGCACGGGGATGTCGACCCGGGCGCGGACGGCCTCCAGGTCGGCCAGCGAGCCGCCGAAGCGGCGCTGCTCGGTCAGGACCGAGATGACGGCCGCGCCGCCCGCCTCGTAGTCCGCGGCCAGGGCCGCGGGGTCGGCGATCGCGGCGAGCGCACCCTTGGACGGGCTGGAGCGCTTGACCTCACAGATGACCTTGACGCCGTCGCCGCGCAGGGCGGCCAAGCCGTCCTTGGCCGCGGGAGCCTTCGCCGCGCGCTCCTTGAGCTCGTCGAGGCTGACGCGCGCCTGCCGCTCCGCGAGGTCGGCACGGACTCCGTCGATGATCTCGTCGAGCACACTCACGCGAGCGGCCCCCTTCCCTGACGGTGAACGGTTGAGCCTGTCGACCCCAGGCCGTCGTCCCGACGGCCGTGATGGGTCACTACCGATGGTATCCGGAGGAAGGGCTAGGCTTCACATCCGGTTGACGCCGGTCCCACTACCTGGACGTTTGCCATTTGATCAAGGGTGCAGCCAGCCGCCGAAGGGCAGGTTCCGGACAAGGGTGAAGACCAGGAGCAACACGCCCACGCTCCACAGGTGCACGGGCCCCAGGTCGATCCGCAGCGGCCGTCCGCGGGCCGAGCGGACCGCCCAGACGATCCACACCACCGCGAAGACGAAGTAGCCCGCGAAGGCGAGCGCGTTGTCCGTGAGCGCCGCCGCGAAGTCCCCGTGCACGAAGGCGTGCGCGCCGCGTAGACCGCCGCAGCCGGGGCAATACAGGCCCGTGTAGCGCAGCAGCGGGCAGACGGGGTAGTGCCCGGGCTGGTTGGGGTCCACGGCCCCGACGTACGCGAAGGCGCCGGCGACGGCCGCGAGCGTCCCCGCGGGGACGGCGAGCCGCCGCGGCACGACCCACTCGGCAGGTCGGGGCCGCGTCACCCTCCGGGTCTCGGCGTTCACCCGTCGCATTCTGCCCGTCCCGGGCGTGGCGTGCTCGTCGCGGGCGCGGCGCGCCCGGGGCGGACACGCGAGAGGCGGCCCCGGCGGGAGTGCCGGGACCGCCTCTCGAGAAGCCCTGGGGGTCAGCTCTCGGCGCCGACGGCCTCGCGGACCGGGTGCGCGACGGCCGGGGCCGCGGTCCTCTTCGGCTGGCCGAGGCCCGCCGCGCGCATGGCCATGCCGACGACTCCGCCGAGGACGACGATGACCATGCCGGCCCAGAAGCCCAGCGGGTTGGCCATCACCATGAAGGCACCCGCGACGCAGAAACCGATGAAGGCGATGATGACACCGGTCCAGGCGGCCGGGGTGTGACCGTGGCTGCTGCCCGCCATGACTTGCTCCTCGTTGCTGATTACGTGTGTGAGTCGGACGCTCATCGTCCATTCTCCCGTACGCACGCCTGCGGCGGGAGCGCGGGGTGGCGACTGCCACGTCACATTCTGCACGTCACAACCGATGTCCCGGGCCGTAGGGCCCGGGCCGGTCTGCCCGATTGCGGCCCTGGGTCCCGGCCGATTCGGGACCTAGGTCCCGGCGGGGTCCGGTCCCGTCGGGTCCTCGCCCCGGTCGAGCGCCTTCCAGATGTCCTCGGGCCGGTCGGGGTCGACCGGCTTGGCCTTGCGCGGCCGGGGCGTCCCGTCGCGCTCGTAGCGGCCGGACATCGCGGGCCACAGCCGTCCGTAGCGCAGCGCGAGCAGCCCCGCGAGGAGGATGAGCGCGCCGCCCGCCGCTGCCGCGTAGGGCCAGGCGGTGTGGCTGAGGGCGCTCGCGGT is a window of Streptomyces sp. NBC_00271 DNA encoding:
- the trpA gene encoding tryptophan synthase subunit alpha, translating into MSGNIQLLSDTLAAAKAEGRSALIAYLPAGFPTVDGGIAAVKAVFEGGADIVEVGLPHSDPVLDGPVIQTADDIALKGGVKIADVMRTVREAHGATGKPVLVMTYWNPIDRYGVERFTAELAEAGGAGCILPDLPVQESALWTEHAQKHGLATVFVVAPSSKDARLAEITAAGSGFVYAASLMGVTGTRESVGAQAQDLVRRTKATTELPVCVGLGVSNATQAAEVAGFADGVIVGSAFVKRMLDAPDEAAGLDAVRALAGDLAKGVRGTA
- the trpB gene encoding tryptophan synthase subunit beta produces the protein MPSEFFIPDPEGQIPTAEGYFGAFGGKFIPEALVAAVDEVAVEYDKAKADPEFARELDDLLVHYTGRPSSLTEVSRFAEHAGGARVFLKREDLNHTGSHKINNVLGQALLTKRMGKTRVIAETGAGQHGVATATACALFGLECTIYMGEIDTQRQALNVARMRMLGAEVIAVKSGSRTLKDAINEAFRDWVANVDHTHYLFGTVAGPHPFPAMVRDFHRVIGVEARRQILERAGRLPDAAIACVGGGSNAIGLFHAFIPDADVRLIGCEPAGHGVETGEHAATLTAGEPGILHGSRSYVLQDEEGQITEPYSISAGLDYPGIGPEHSYLKDSGRGEYRAVTDDAAMQALRLLSRTEGIIPAIESAHALAGALEVGKELGKDGLIIVNLSGRGDKDMDTAARYFGLYDTAADAVVEPDADSDTAEIEGDAK
- the trpM gene encoding tryptophan biosynthesis modulator TrpM, with product MACVRAAAAGARDPYARLARGCRPRGCRAPARRVHGRRVRYVIGDEPGQVNGMRWPAGARVSGAVPGPPHPAVS
- the trpC gene encoding indole-3-glycerol phosphate synthase TrpC translates to MSVLDEIIDGVRADLAERQARVSLDELKERAAKAPAAKDGLAALRGDGVKVICEVKRSSPSKGALAAIADPAALAADYEAGGAAVISVLTEQRRFGGSLADLEAVRARVDIPVLRKDFIVTSYQLWEARAYGADLALLIVAALDQAALESLIERAESIGLTPLVEVHDEDEVERAVDAGAKVIGVNARNLKTLKVDRTTFERIAPEIPSGLVKVAESGVRGPHDLIAYANAGADAVLVGESLVTGRDPKTAVADLVAAGAHPALRHGRS
- a CDS encoding DUF2752 domain-containing protein, which encodes MRRVNAETRRVTRPRPAEWVVPRRLAVPAGTLAAVAGAFAYVGAVDPNQPGHYPVCPLLRYTGLYCPGCGGLRGAHAFVHGDFAAALTDNALAFAGYFVFAVVWIVWAVRSARGRPLRIDLGPVHLWSVGVLLLVFTLVRNLPFGGWLHP
- a CDS encoding HGxxPAAW family protein — its product is MAGSSHGHTPAAWTGVIIAFIGFCVAGAFMVMANPLGFWAGMVIVVLGGVVGMAMRAAGLGQPKRTAAPAVAHPVREAVGAES